Within Candidatus Hydrogenedentota bacterium, the genomic segment CTTTTTGGCCGGGGTCTGGTGGAAACCTCCGAGGATTTCGGCACGCGAGGCAGCCTGCCCTCCCATCCGGAATTGCTGGATTACCTGTCGGTGACCTTTGTGGAGAGCGGCTGGGACGTAAAAGGATTGCTCCGCATGATCCTGTCTTCGGCAACGTACCAGCAGACGGTGAATGTGGGCAACGACGCCTACATGGCCGATCCCAACAACGTGCTGATGGCCCGCGGGCCCCGATTCCGCCTGGCGGCCGAGGCCATCCGCGATAACGCGCTGCTGGTGAGTGGATTGTTGAATCCGGCGATTGGCGGTCCCAGCGTCTACCCCTATCAGCCGCCGGGCCTCTGGGAAGAAAAGGCGCTCACCGGCTATGGCGCGGGCGTATGGCCGGAGACGACGGGGCCTGATCTTTATCGACGCGGCCTGTACACCTTTCGCCGACGCTCCGTGCCCTACCCCACGTTCCAGGCCTTCGACGCACCGGGCTTCGAATATTGCACGGCGGAACGTCCGCGCACCAACACGCCGCTCCAGGCGCTGACCACCATGAACGACCCTCAGTTTGTGGAAGCGGCCCGGGTCTTCGGCCAGCGTATCCTGCGCGAGGGCGGCGCCGACCTCGATGCCCGGATTACCTTTGCCCTGCGACAGTGTCTGACGCGTCCACCGCGCGATGAAGAGCGGGCCTTCTTCACCAGCTTCTACCACGAACAGTATGCGGCGTTCAGTGCCGATGGGGCGGCGGCCCAGGCCCTCATCGCCCAGGGCCGCGCGCCCGTGGCCGCCGATCTGGAACCGGCGGCGCTGGCGGCCTGGACGACGATTGCGAACGTATTGTTGAATCTGGACGAAACGGTGACGAAGGGTTAGGCAAATGGAGGCGAGCTTCCGGGGCGTCAGGAATAGCGCGAAATACTTGCCTGGGAAATCACTAGCTGACTATTGCTACGCGTACCGCCACATGGTACAGTAAGTCATGATCCGGTCCTTTCGGCACAGAGGTTTGAAACGTCTATATCAGCATGGCGACCCAAGCGCTGTGAATCCCGAGCAGGCTAGCCGGATCGAGGATGTACTGGCTCATCTGGAATACGCGACAATGCCAGTGGACTTGGATTTTCCAGGTTACAGGCTCCATCCACTCAAAGGCGCTTTCAAGGGACATTGAAGCGTAACCATTTCAGGAAACTGGCGCGTCACCTTCCGAATTTACGACGGTGATGTTCACGATGTTGATCTTGTGGACTACCACTGATAAGGACCGCACGCGATGCCAATGAAAAAACCACCCCACCCGGGAAGATCGATAAAGGACGCCTGTCTGGACGCTCTCGGTCTGAATGTAACCGAAGCCGCAAAAATTTTAGGTGTGGCGCGGCATACGCTCTCGCGCGTACTCAATGGGCATTCCGCAATCTCCCCCGAAATGGCAATCCGGCTGGAGAAAGTCGGATGGTCCAATGCGGACCATTGGTTACGCCTCCAAACGGCCTACGACCTTGCAGAGGCGCGCGAACACGAGGATGAGATTCACGTTGGACGTCTCAATCTCGCGTGACGCCGCCACCAACGTCAGATTGACAAAGATTGCCAATCGTGCGAAAATTCAGACATGCCCACACAAAACGTAAATCTGACTGCGGCCCAGGCCGATTTTATCCGCGAAAGCGTTGAATCCGGCGACTACAACAACGCCAGTGAAGTCGTGCGCGAAGCGCTGCGTCTGCTCAAAGCCCAGAAGGACGAGCATCTGGCCCGCGTGGAGTATCTTCGAGGGGAGTTTCAGGAAGCGCGTGAAGCCTACGAGCGTGGCGAGTATTTGGAGTTGAATTCCAAAGAAGACTTCGATGCCGCGCATGAAGATGTCTGCAGACGCGGGCGAGAGCGACTGGCGAGAGAACGGAATGCCCCGCAAGCTTCGGCTTAGTCCCGCCGCGACGATACGAGACGCGATCTGGTTGTACACGGCACGGAGATACAATTCTGAGCAGCGGACGCGTATGACCTACTCGTGGTGCGGGCGCTTAAGGATATCTTGGAAGACCCCGAACGCCCGACTTGCCGTTTGCACCCAGAGTTCCGTCCGGACGTGCGGAGCTATCATATCGCGCTGAGCAAAAAGCGAAGTGGTACCCGAATCGGGAAGCCCAGGCACGTAGTGTTCTACACGATCGAATATGAAGAGGTGGTCTTTGTAATGCGTATCATCAAGGATGATATGGATTCACGTCGCCACCTCGACGATTTCCTATGACTTGAATAGGTTTTTAGGTCACACATTGTGACCTCAAGTTGGGTCGACCGGCGCTATATGCTACGGTCTTTGACCAAGCAGGGCGTTGCCATACTCTCCGCCAACTGATGGCACCCCCAGAGATCGAAAAGCGTCCCATCGGCTTCCAAGTGCCTAAGGACGACAAGAAGAAGTAGGTTTACACCAAGGGTCAGACATGAACCTCCAAGAAGCCCACAGCAAAGTCATCACCCGCCGGCAATTCTTCAATCGCTCCGCCACCGTTGTGGGCGTGGCGGCGCTGGCATCGTTGCTGGGCGTGAAAAGTGAAGCGGAGATTCCCGACCGTCTCTCGCACTATGCGCCCC encodes:
- a CDS encoding HigA family addiction module antidote protein, whose amino-acid sequence is MPMKKPPHPGRSIKDACLDALGLNVTEAAKILGVARHTLSRVLNGHSAISPEMAIRLEKVGWSNADHWLRLQTAYDLAEAREHEDEIHVGRLNLA
- a CDS encoding type II toxin-antitoxin system ParD family antitoxin, which translates into the protein MPTQNVNLTAAQADFIRESVESGDYNNASEVVREALRLLKAQKDEHLARVEYLRGEFQEAREAYERGEYLELNSKEDFDAAHEDVCRRGRERLARERNAPQASA
- a CDS encoding type II toxin-antitoxin system RelE/ParE family toxin, with product MEDPERPTCRLHPEFRPDVRSYHIALSKKRSGTRIGKPRHVVFYTIEYEEVVFVMRIIKDDMDSRRHLDDFL